In Janibacter sp. CX7, a single genomic region encodes these proteins:
- the nrdR gene encoding transcriptional regulator NrdR, with protein sequence MHCPFCRHTDSRVIDSRTTEDGSAIRRRRQCPECSRRFTTLESASLTVTKRSGAAEPFSRAKVLAGVRKACQGRPVTEDQLAILAQRVEESIRSQGSAEIDAHEVGMAILPPLRELDEVAYLRFASVYQSFDSLEDFETAIERLRAEHATAT encoded by the coding sequence GTGCACTGCCCGTTCTGCCGTCACACCGACTCCCGGGTCATCGACAGCCGCACGACGGAGGACGGCAGCGCCATCCGGCGCCGCCGTCAGTGCCCCGAGTGCAGCCGGCGCTTCACCACCCTGGAGAGCGCCAGCCTGACCGTCACCAAGCGCTCGGGTGCGGCCGAGCCCTTCAGCCGGGCCAAGGTGCTCGCCGGTGTCCGCAAGGCCTGCCAGGGCCGCCCGGTCACCGAGGACCAGCTCGCCATCCTCGCCCAGCGCGTGGAGGAGAGCATCCGCTCGCAGGGCAGCGCCGAGATCGACGCCCACGAGGTGGGCATGGCGATCCTGCCGCCGCTGCGCGAGCTCGACGAGGTCGCGTACCTGCGCTTCGCGTCGGTCTACCAGTCCTTCGACTCGCTCGAGGACTTCGAGACCGCCATCGAGCGCCTGCGCGCCGAGCACGCGACCGCCACCTAG
- a CDS encoding vitamin B12-dependent ribonucleotide reductase, translating to MTETAGKSSARRGSRTKGLTIERIHTTEGVHPYDEVTWEKRDVVQQNWKTGATIFEQRGVEFPDFWSVNASTIVTTKYFRGAVGSPEREAGLKQLIDRVVLTYVKAGKEHGYFATDTDAEIFEHELTYALLHQIFSFNSPVWFNVGTASPQQVSACFILSVDDSMDSILNWYKEEGFIFKGGSGAGLNLSRIRSSKELLSSGGTASGPVSFMRGADASAGTIKSGGATRRAAKMVVLDVDHPDIEEFVETKAREEDKIRALRDAGFDMDLGGADITSVQYQNANNSVRVTDEFMRAVEEGTDFGLTSRMDGSVIESVDARELMSKIAKAAWECADPGIQYDGTINDWHTNPETGRITASNPCSEYMSLDNSSCNLASLNLLKFLKDDDTFDAERFQKVAELVITAMDISICFADFPTESIGATTRDYRQLGIGYANLGALLMATGHGYDSDGGRALAAAITSLLTGASYKRSAEIAGIVGPYNGYARNADAHKRVMRKHQAANDQIRTMHTMDKDIHAYATKAWDAVVKTGEKNGYRNAQASVLAPTGTIGFMMDCDTTGIEPDFSLVKFKKLVGGGSMQIVNLTIPRALKKLGYTEETIEAIVEYIADKGHVIDAPGLKPEHYEVFDTAMGARAIAPMGHVRMMAAVQPFLSGAISKTVNLPESATVEEIEDVYMQGWKLGLKALAVYRDNCKVGQPLSDGGSTAKEAKAGASAAAAEPEKVVEYRPLRRRLPKRRTSQTTSFAVGGAEGYLTAGTYDDGELGEIFLKFGKQGSTLAGLMDAFSIAISIALQHGVPLETYVEKFTNLRFEPAGMTDDPDVRMAQSIMDYVFRRLALDYLDFDTRSFMGIHTAEERARQLETGSYAPESTDDDGDYDESFSQSAATSEVKETKEAATATVATSEEESTDQTGSGAASVREVDATVHSSAELLEKFQGKTADAPMCMTCGTKMRPAGSCYVCEGCGSTSGCS from the coding sequence ATGACCGAGACCGCCGGCAAGTCCAGCGCCCGTCGCGGGTCCCGCACCAAGGGCCTGACGATCGAGCGCATCCACACGACCGAGGGCGTCCACCCCTACGACGAGGTCACCTGGGAGAAGCGTGACGTCGTCCAGCAGAACTGGAAGACCGGCGCGACGATCTTCGAGCAGCGTGGGGTCGAGTTCCCCGACTTCTGGTCGGTCAACGCCTCGACCATCGTCACGACGAAGTACTTCCGGGGTGCGGTCGGCTCCCCGGAGCGCGAGGCGGGCCTCAAGCAGCTCATCGACCGGGTCGTGCTCACCTACGTCAAGGCGGGCAAGGAGCACGGCTACTTCGCGACGGACACCGACGCGGAGATCTTCGAGCACGAGCTGACCTACGCGCTGCTGCACCAGATCTTCAGCTTCAACTCGCCCGTGTGGTTCAACGTCGGCACCGCGAGCCCGCAGCAGGTCAGCGCCTGCTTCATCCTCTCGGTCGACGACTCGATGGACTCGATCCTCAACTGGTACAAGGAAGAGGGCTTCATCTTCAAGGGCGGCTCCGGCGCCGGCCTCAACCTCTCCCGCATCCGCTCCTCCAAGGAGCTGCTGTCCTCCGGTGGCACCGCCTCCGGCCCGGTCTCCTTCATGCGTGGTGCCGACGCCTCCGCGGGCACCATCAAGTCCGGTGGCGCGACCCGCCGCGCGGCCAAGATGGTCGTCCTGGACGTCGACCACCCGGACATCGAGGAGTTCGTCGAGACGAAGGCGCGCGAGGAGGACAAGATCCGCGCCCTGCGCGACGCCGGATTCGACATGGACCTCGGTGGCGCCGACATCACCTCGGTGCAGTACCAGAACGCGAACAACTCGGTGCGCGTCACCGACGAGTTCATGCGCGCCGTCGAGGAGGGCACCGACTTCGGCCTGACCTCCCGCATGGACGGCTCGGTCATCGAGTCCGTCGACGCCCGCGAGCTGATGAGCAAGATCGCCAAGGCCGCGTGGGAGTGCGCCGACCCGGGCATCCAGTACGACGGCACGATCAACGACTGGCACACCAACCCGGAGACCGGTCGGATCACCGCGTCCAACCCGTGCAGCGAGTACATGTCGCTCGACAACTCCTCGTGCAACCTCGCCTCGCTCAACCTGCTGAAGTTCCTCAAGGACGACGACACCTTCGACGCCGAGCGCTTCCAGAAGGTCGCCGAGCTGGTCATCACCGCGATGGACATCTCGATCTGCTTCGCGGACTTCCCGACCGAGTCGATCGGCGCGACGACGCGTGACTACCGCCAGCTGGGCATCGGCTACGCCAACCTCGGCGCGCTGCTCATGGCGACCGGCCACGGCTACGACTCCGACGGCGGTCGTGCGCTCGCCGCCGCGATCACCTCGCTGCTCACGGGTGCGTCCTACAAGCGCTCCGCGGAGATCGCCGGGATCGTCGGCCCGTACAACGGCTACGCCCGCAACGCCGACGCCCACAAGCGCGTCATGCGCAAGCACCAGGCCGCCAACGACCAGATCCGCACCATGCACACCATGGACAAGGACATCCACGCCTACGCCACGAAGGCCTGGGACGCGGTCGTCAAGACGGGTGAGAAGAACGGCTACCGCAACGCCCAGGCGTCGGTGCTCGCCCCGACCGGGACCATCGGCTTCATGATGGACTGCGACACCACCGGCATCGAGCCCGACTTCTCCCTCGTGAAGTTCAAGAAGCTCGTCGGCGGCGGCTCGATGCAGATCGTCAACCTGACGATCCCGCGCGCGCTCAAGAAGCTCGGCTACACCGAGGAGACCATCGAGGCGATCGTCGAGTACATCGCTGACAAGGGTCACGTCATCGACGCTCCCGGCCTCAAGCCCGAGCACTACGAGGTCTTCGACACCGCCATGGGTGCGCGGGCGATCGCCCCGATGGGTCACGTGCGCATGATGGCCGCGGTCCAGCCCTTCCTCTCGGGTGCCATCTCCAAGACGGTCAACCTGCCGGAGTCGGCCACGGTCGAGGAGATCGAGGACGTCTACATGCAGGGCTGGAAGCTCGGCCTGAAGGCGCTCGCGGTCTACCGCGACAACTGCAAGGTCGGCCAGCCGCTCTCCGACGGCGGTTCCACCGCCAAGGAGGCCAAGGCCGGTGCCTCGGCCGCTGCGGCCGAGCCGGAGAAGGTCGTCGAGTACCGCCCGCTGCGTCGTCGCCTGCCGAAGCGTCGCACCTCGCAGACCACGAGCTTCGCCGTGGGTGGCGCCGAGGGCTACCTCACCGCCGGCACCTACGACGACGGCGAGCTCGGCGAGATCTTCCTGAAGTTCGGCAAGCAGGGCTCGACCCTCGCCGGGCTGATGGACGCCTTCTCCATCGCGATCTCGATCGCGCTGCAGCACGGTGTGCCGCTGGAGACCTACGTCGAGAAGTTCACCAACCTGCGCTTCGAGCCGGCCGGCATGACGGACGACCCGGACGTGCGGATGGCGCAGTCGATCATGGACTACGTCTTCCGTCGCCTGGCGTTGGACTACCTGGACTTCGACACCCGGTCCTTCATGGGCATCCACACCGCCGAGGAGCGGGCCCGCCAGCTCGAGACCGGCTCGTACGCCCCGGAGTCCACGGACGACGACGGTGACTACGACGAGTCCTTCAGCCAGTCGGCTGCCACCTCGGAGGTCAAGGAGACCAAGGAGGCTGCGACCGCCACGGTCGCCACCTCCGAGGAGGAGTCCACCGACCAGACCGGCTCCGGTGCCGCCTCCGTCCGCGAGGTCGACGCCACGGTCCACTCCTCGGCCGAGCTGCTCGAGAAGTTCCAGGGCAAGACCGCCGACGCCCCGATGTGCATGACCTGCGGCACCAAGATGCGTCCCGCCGGCTCCTGCTACGTCTGCGAGGGCTGCGGCTCCACCAGCGGCTGCAGCTGA
- a CDS encoding HNH endonuclease, whose translation MGWDLHFEREFRSAAMGWLDGATSAERDWLRSEALREFQFEGVRVPLVDAQRGIRKPADAQAALSIRTVYRAEGAQRPYEDAVGVDGRLRYKWRGTDALHPENRALRAAMNASLPLIWFFGVGPGDYKPIYPVYIEAEEPAQHQFVVAIDETQRESLSEVDEHVRRYIRVERNQRVHQRVFRSTVMRAYKTRCAVCALRHGDLLDAAHIVEDGHELGVASVRNGLALCKIHHAAFDSGILGIRPDHVVQIRRDLLEEIDGPMLQHGLKERHNEKLMVLPARRAEHPDPSLLELAYESFRAS comes from the coding sequence ATGGGCTGGGACCTGCACTTCGAGCGTGAGTTTCGGTCGGCCGCGATGGGGTGGCTCGACGGAGCGACCTCCGCAGAGCGCGACTGGCTTCGCTCTGAGGCACTGCGGGAGTTCCAGTTCGAGGGGGTCAGGGTCCCGTTGGTCGACGCTCAGCGTGGGATCCGGAAGCCGGCCGACGCGCAGGCGGCCCTGTCGATACGCACCGTCTACCGGGCAGAGGGGGCGCAGCGGCCCTACGAGGATGCGGTCGGGGTGGACGGTCGCCTCCGCTACAAGTGGCGGGGCACAGACGCCCTGCACCCGGAGAACAGGGCCCTCCGGGCCGCAATGAACGCCTCGTTGCCTCTGATCTGGTTCTTCGGGGTTGGACCGGGCGACTACAAGCCCATCTATCCCGTCTACATCGAGGCCGAAGAGCCGGCTCAGCACCAGTTCGTCGTAGCCATCGACGAGACCCAGCGGGAGTCCTTGTCCGAGGTGGACGAGCACGTACGGCGATACATCCGGGTTGAGCGCAACCAGAGGGTTCACCAGAGGGTCTTCAGGTCAACGGTGATGCGGGCTTACAAGACCCGGTGCGCGGTGTGCGCACTCAGGCATGGCGACCTGTTGGACGCTGCGCACATCGTCGAGGACGGTCACGAGCTCGGAGTTGCCTCTGTGCGAAACGGACTCGCGCTGTGCAAAATTCACCACGCCGCCTTCGACTCCGGCATTTTGGGCATCCGTCCAGACCATGTCGTCCAGATCCGGCGAGATCTGCTCGAGGAGATCGACGGGCCGATGCTTCAGCACGGACTGAAGGAGCGACACAACGAGAAGCTCATGGTGCTTCCCGCGCGGCGGGCTGAGCACCCCGACCCGTCGCTGCTCGAGCTCGCGTACGAGTCCTTCCGTGCCTCCTAG
- a CDS encoding DUF3883 domain-containing protein, whose product MAESGDWTDEENGILVSAYFDMLRSELQDERFVKAQVNRQLQDVMDRGRGSIEYKFMNVSAVLREMSFPFVNGYKPYPNIQASLRDAVRDEILRRPELTDLAFDKITRAMPDVSGSAAWVEGEAPTLGLDVVSAGPGRHVGRWDFVELEAMNRALGAAGERAVLERERRLLTRMGEHTLAARVEHVSQTVGDGLGFDIRSFEPSGADKLIEVKTTTQGAHWPMVITRNEVEVSVSEAESYHLYRLHDFRPESVRFYSLRGDLRASCDLRPETYRALPSRSENKGKVPHTT is encoded by the coding sequence GTGGCGGAGTCTGGCGACTGGACGGACGAGGAGAACGGAATCCTCGTCAGCGCTTACTTCGACATGCTCCGGTCAGAGCTTCAGGACGAGAGGTTCGTCAAGGCACAGGTGAACCGCCAGCTCCAAGACGTCATGGATCGCGGTCGAGGATCGATCGAGTACAAGTTCATGAATGTCAGCGCGGTCCTGCGAGAGATGAGCTTTCCCTTCGTCAACGGGTACAAGCCCTACCCCAACATCCAGGCCTCTCTACGAGACGCCGTCCGGGACGAGATCCTGCGTCGGCCTGAGCTCACTGACCTCGCCTTCGACAAGATCACCCGCGCGATGCCGGACGTGAGCGGATCGGCTGCCTGGGTCGAAGGGGAGGCCCCCACCCTCGGCCTTGATGTCGTCAGCGCTGGGCCAGGGCGACACGTGGGTCGGTGGGACTTCGTGGAGCTGGAGGCGATGAATCGTGCGTTGGGTGCTGCCGGTGAACGAGCGGTCCTGGAGCGGGAACGACGGCTGCTCACCCGGATGGGCGAGCACACCCTGGCGGCGCGGGTCGAGCACGTCAGCCAGACCGTCGGTGACGGCCTCGGGTTCGACATCCGGTCCTTCGAGCCCAGCGGGGCTGACAAGCTGATCGAGGTCAAGACGACGACCCAGGGAGCGCATTGGCCGATGGTCATCACCCGCAACGAGGTCGAGGTGAGCGTCTCAGAGGCGGAGTCGTACCACCTCTACCGACTCCACGACTTCCGGCCGGAGTCGGTGCGCTTCTACTCCCTCCGCGGGGACCTGCGTGCGAGCTGCGACCTACGACCGGAGACCTACCGGGCCCTGCCGTCGCGGAGCGAGAACAAGGGGAAGGTGCCGCACACGACCTAG
- a CDS encoding HNH endonuclease signature motif containing protein, producing MFEDELAVVEESFRGLGRVREGVGEQAAWADEASLGEMLQATERLRRAADALELTVIGHAARWGEEVGDDHVYRPVHLHAGQVAEFAVEAVGLAVDAGPPEAGRRCDLAARAITDLSQLADLVAAGRMRERSLEVVAKETKDASPEAVAEIVAYLLLSLRGQPGTVRAGDLDERELRKAIRRMLARVEPEVLERKAQRNRREQLHIGFAAGPVGCSNMYATLPTEVALAIQAAVDAAAKICREDDPGLTAGAARAQGLADLVLRGVEVRAEVRLGLPLITSAASRLSFAPWGLEAPSSHLDQRDEIAEALHGPTAVGGRFVTGEGADAVDVLPEEWAGDAITSQVPTALGPGGPASWVSGCEVPGVGFVPADVVAALMTNLDTKISRALIDARTGVLMETSNPRYVVTDSMRDFVAARDETCRMWGCNRRIVTGCSQHDADLDHAVPYPEGPSCPTNLSGLCRHHHRLKHSPRWTHTLHEDGRTEWVSPTGAAASTHPGHWVHSLEEGQIPVPEEDRDRQPTYVLDEDGELARCHTGYAKFVGEAFGGALAPF from the coding sequence ATGTTCGAAGACGAGCTGGCCGTGGTGGAGGAGTCCTTCAGGGGGCTGGGGCGGGTCCGCGAGGGGGTGGGGGAGCAGGCCGCATGGGCTGACGAGGCGTCGCTGGGCGAGATGCTCCAGGCGACCGAGCGACTCAGACGGGCGGCAGACGCGCTCGAGCTGACGGTGATCGGGCACGCGGCACGGTGGGGTGAGGAGGTCGGTGACGACCACGTCTACCGGCCGGTGCATCTGCACGCCGGGCAGGTGGCCGAGTTCGCGGTCGAGGCCGTGGGCCTGGCCGTCGACGCCGGGCCGCCCGAGGCAGGGCGTCGTTGCGACCTCGCAGCCCGGGCGATCACGGACCTGAGCCAACTGGCCGACCTCGTCGCCGCCGGTCGAATGCGCGAGCGGTCCCTCGAGGTCGTCGCCAAGGAGACCAAGGACGCCAGCCCGGAAGCCGTGGCGGAGATCGTCGCCTACCTGCTGCTCTCCCTTCGCGGGCAGCCCGGGACGGTGCGGGCCGGTGATCTCGACGAGCGTGAGCTGCGCAAGGCGATCCGGCGGATGCTCGCCCGCGTCGAGCCGGAGGTGCTCGAGCGCAAGGCGCAACGCAACCGGCGGGAGCAGCTGCATATCGGCTTCGCCGCCGGCCCCGTCGGCTGCAGCAACATGTACGCGACCCTGCCCACGGAAGTGGCGCTGGCGATCCAGGCGGCGGTCGACGCCGCCGCCAAGATCTGCCGCGAGGACGACCCCGGCCTCACCGCCGGTGCTGCGCGGGCGCAGGGCCTGGCCGACCTCGTGCTCCGGGGCGTCGAGGTCCGGGCCGAGGTCCGGCTCGGCCTGCCCTTGATCACGTCCGCCGCCTCGCGCCTGTCCTTTGCGCCATGGGGTCTCGAGGCTCCTTCGTCGCACCTCGACCAACGTGACGAAATCGCCGAAGCTCTCCACGGGCCGACCGCGGTGGGTGGCCGCTTCGTGACCGGCGAGGGTGCTGATGCCGTGGACGTGCTGCCCGAGGAGTGGGCCGGCGATGCCATCACCTCCCAGGTGCCGACCGCGCTGGGGCCGGGTGGGCCGGCCTCGTGGGTCAGTGGCTGCGAAGTCCCCGGCGTCGGTTTCGTCCCTGCCGACGTCGTCGCCGCGCTGATGACCAACCTCGACACCAAGATCTCCCGTGCCCTGATCGACGCCCGGACAGGCGTGCTCATGGAGACCTCCAACCCGCGCTACGTGGTCACCGACTCGATGCGCGACTTCGTCGCCGCCCGCGACGAGACCTGCCGCATGTGGGGCTGCAACCGCCGGATCGTCACGGGCTGCTCCCAGCACGACGCCGACCTCGACCACGCCGTGCCCTACCCCGAGGGCCCGTCCTGCCCGACCAACCTCTCCGGCCTGTGCCGCCACCACCACCGGCTCAAGCACTCGCCCCGCTGGACCCACACCCTCCACGAGGACGGCCGCACCGAGTGGGTCAGCCCGACGGGTGCGGCGGCGAGCACGCATCCCGGCCACTGGGTGCACTCCCTCGAGGAGGGGCAGATCCCGGTGCCGGAGGAGGACCGGGACCGCCAACCCACCTACGTGCTCGACGAGGACGGGGAGCTCGCCCGATGCCACACCGGCTACGCCAAGTTCGTGGGGGAGGCCTTCGGCGGGGCACTTGCCCCCTTCTGA
- a CDS encoding nuclease-related domain-containing DEAD/DEAH box helicase has translation MPRLIPQDPQLTTTSERKVWERLRDSLRPQDTIIASLRLTDQAKDHELDLVVVMPDVGIVVVEVKGSGLAVHDGAWTMRQGNRVRPTDPVRQARESRYALRAYVEADPRWRDSSRRRVRFAHAVVTPFTVLGPDFSLPDCPRWLVHDRDDQADLAQRLADIPLRQETAQLVPDLDDCELIVDILTGRGTHVGTALVADADEREARADRLTQEQSQILGVTRLLRRIEVRGGAGSGKTVLALTQAQQLSAGRDGRRPERVALLCYSIGLATYFSRVVATWPHRQRPAFVGTFEDLANQWGVPSGSRDDPDYWEEVMPRLMAERAAELPPGERFDSFVVDEAQDFAESWWHPLVGALTDEVEGGLFIYSDENQRIFHRFGRPPVPLVPLVLDHNLRNTKQIAEVFRPLAPLRMRLEGGDGPEVAFVSAAPGDALETADDQIDLLLDEGWSPGHVALLTTGKRHPVQVERQEELGQGGYWRTFWEDDDVFYGHVLGAKGMERRVVVLSINEDGTRERFRERLYVGLSRATDRLVVVGDPQALARAGVRVPQG, from the coding sequence ATGCCGCGACTGATCCCGCAGGACCCGCAGCTGACGACCACGTCGGAACGCAAGGTGTGGGAGCGGCTGCGTGACTCCCTTCGCCCGCAGGACACGATCATCGCGAGCCTCCGGCTGACCGACCAAGCCAAGGACCACGAGCTCGACCTCGTCGTCGTCATGCCGGACGTCGGGATCGTCGTCGTGGAGGTCAAGGGATCGGGGCTGGCCGTGCACGACGGGGCCTGGACCATGCGGCAGGGCAATCGGGTGAGGCCGACGGACCCCGTGCGGCAGGCGCGGGAGTCGCGCTACGCCCTGCGGGCCTACGTCGAGGCCGATCCGCGGTGGCGCGACAGCAGCCGGCGACGGGTGCGCTTCGCCCACGCCGTGGTCACCCCCTTCACCGTGCTGGGGCCGGACTTCTCGTTGCCGGACTGCCCCCGCTGGCTCGTCCACGACCGCGACGACCAGGCCGACCTCGCCCAGCGCCTCGCCGACATCCCGCTGCGGCAGGAGACCGCCCAGCTCGTGCCCGATCTTGACGACTGCGAGCTCATCGTCGACATCCTCACCGGCCGCGGCACCCACGTGGGCACGGCACTCGTCGCCGACGCCGACGAGCGCGAAGCCCGCGCCGACCGGCTCACCCAGGAGCAGAGCCAGATCCTCGGGGTGACCCGGCTGCTGCGGCGCATCGAAGTTCGCGGTGGTGCCGGCAGCGGCAAGACCGTGCTCGCCCTCACCCAGGCCCAGCAGCTGAGCGCCGGTCGCGACGGACGCCGCCCCGAGCGGGTCGCGCTGCTGTGCTACTCCATCGGCCTGGCCACCTACTTCTCCCGCGTCGTCGCGACCTGGCCGCACCGGCAGCGGCCGGCCTTCGTCGGGACCTTCGAGGACCTGGCCAACCAGTGGGGCGTGCCCTCCGGCTCGCGCGACGACCCCGACTACTGGGAGGAGGTCATGCCGCGCCTCATGGCCGAGCGGGCCGCCGAGCTGCCGCCGGGGGAACGCTTCGACTCCTTCGTCGTCGACGAGGCGCAGGACTTCGCCGAGTCGTGGTGGCACCCGCTCGTCGGCGCGCTCACCGACGAGGTCGAGGGCGGCCTCTTCATCTACTCCGACGAGAACCAGCGGATCTTCCACCGCTTCGGCCGTCCGCCCGTGCCCCTCGTCCCGCTCGTGCTTGACCACAACCTGCGCAACACCAAGCAGATCGCCGAGGTCTTCCGTCCGCTCGCCCCGCTGCGGATGCGCCTCGAGGGCGGCGACGGGCCGGAGGTCGCCTTCGTGAGCGCCGCTCCCGGCGACGCCCTCGAGACCGCCGACGACCAGATCGACCTCCTGCTCGACGAGGGCTGGAGCCCCGGTCACGTCGCGCTGCTCACCACCGGCAAGCGCCACCCCGTCCAGGTCGAGCGGCAGGAGGAGCTCGGGCAGGGCGGCTACTGGCGCACCTTCTGGGAGGACGACGACGTCTTCTACGGCCACGTCCTCGGGGCGAAGGGGATGGAACGTCGCGTCGTCGTGCTGAGCATCAACGAGGACGGGACGAGGGAGAGGTTCCGTGAGCGCCTCTACGTCGGTCTGTCCCGGGCGACCGATCGTCTGGTCGTCGTCGGCGACCCGCAGGCGCTCGCCCGTGCCGGGGTCAGGGTGCCGCAGGGTTAG
- a CDS encoding DUF2510 domain-containing protein codes for MSSWAAGWYQDPEHEGQIRYYDGNGWTEHRQATPEGFGVGQPGPDAAGTGVRQDTVGSTSEVDEATRVRPSADRAPETEAISTTDSSSQAGAAGAAGAGAAGYGQEQGYGQSAYGQSAYGQSSYGQDQQGYGQSAYGQQAYGQDQQQGYGQSSPYTQGYDQQQGYGQPAYGQQGQGEPPQGKSKMPLIISLAAVGLVLVLVLAFVGFKLIGGSDDDPTADPTDSTTTSQPTDSSTDSSTDTPTDSSTTDPSTTSSSTSDDPGTSILDNKNKAAEWGKKYTGSGKAFIGVPSGDGAGLVEFTYKGDDYDSLTIKGLDGNGRSSEYVLTASDATKGTVAYNLTNYTAATSRIEMDTEGDWTIKFIRINQAPNFGSSQKGTGAQVFKWDGKRSDLSAKYTQPADSFLGNFRVQAVGTEDYPDRLISEYDNYEGTTTVQDGTKYLVVDATGDWELTKK; via the coding sequence ATGAGCTCCTGGGCGGCCGGTTGGTATCAAGATCCCGAGCACGAGGGTCAGATCCGCTACTACGACGGCAACGGATGGACCGAGCACCGGCAGGCGACCCCAGAGGGCTTCGGCGTCGGCCAGCCCGGCCCCGACGCGGCCGGCACCGGCGTCCGTCAGGACACCGTGGGCTCGACGAGCGAGGTCGACGAGGCGACGCGCGTGCGCCCGAGCGCCGACCGCGCCCCCGAGACCGAGGCGATCTCCACCACCGACTCCTCCTCGCAGGCCGGGGCCGCCGGCGCCGCGGGTGCGGGTGCCGCTGGCTACGGCCAGGAGCAGGGCTACGGGCAGTCGGCCTACGGCCAGTCCGCCTACGGGCAGTCCTCCTACGGCCAGGACCAGCAGGGCTACGGCCAGTCCGCCTACGGTCAGCAGGCCTACGGCCAGGACCAGCAGCAGGGCTACGGCCAGTCCTCGCCCTACACCCAGGGCTACGACCAGCAGCAGGGCTACGGCCAGCCCGCCTACGGCCAGCAGGGCCAGGGCGAGCCGCCCCAGGGCAAGAGCAAGATGCCGCTGATCATCTCGCTCGCTGCCGTGGGCCTCGTCCTCGTGCTCGTCCTCGCCTTCGTGGGCTTCAAGCTCATCGGTGGCAGCGACGACGACCCGACCGCGGACCCGACCGACTCGACGACGACCTCGCAGCCGACGGACTCCTCGACGGACAGCTCGACCGACACCCCGACGGACTCGTCGACGACCGACCCGAGCACCACGAGCTCGTCCACCTCGGACGACCCGGGCACGAGCATCCTCGACAACAAGAACAAGGCCGCCGAGTGGGGCAAGAAGTACACCGGCAGCGGCAAGGCCTTCATCGGGGTTCCCTCCGGTGACGGCGCCGGCCTCGTCGAGTTCACCTACAAGGGCGACGACTACGACTCCCTGACGATCAAGGGCCTCGACGGCAACGGTCGCAGTTCCGAGTACGTCCTCACCGCGTCCGACGCCACGAAGGGCACGGTCGCCTACAACCTCACCAACTACACGGCGGCCACCTCGCGCATCGAGATGGACACCGAGGGTGACTGGACGATCAAGTTCATCCGCATCAACCAGGCGCCCAACTTCGGCTCCTCGCAGAAGGGCACCGGCGCCCAGGTCTTCAAGTGGGACGGCAAGCGCAGCGACCTCTCGGCCAAGTACACCCAGCCGGCCGACTCCTTCCTCGGCAACTTCCGGGTCCAGGCCGTGGGCACCGAGGACTACCCGGACCGCCTGATCAGCGAGTACGACAACTACGAGGGCACGACGACCGTCCAGGACGGCACGAAGTACCTCGTCGTTGACGCGACGGGTGACTGGGAGCTCACCAAGAAGTGA